A genomic stretch from Helianthus annuus cultivar XRQ/B chromosome 1, HanXRQr2.0-SUNRISE, whole genome shotgun sequence includes:
- the LOC110901950 gene encoding protein FAR1-RELATED SEQUENCE 5-like yields MLFDTVDDAYNFYKTYAEAGGWTVRKGTQHENRGIVINKYFFCSKEGQKDFRPVDTLVDQPSDRWVRRVPSKRTGCQAAIRIKLTDAKKYLLYHFIEAHNHDFVHEEDLHLLKENRGINRAHEEMINKMSHLNIGPVRAFNIMKEVYGGFDKVGATKVDFKNFKKELNLFIGEFDAEMFVKRLMRKKEFLPNFSCEYETTDEGVLKCIFWADEDMKRNYYMFGDVISFDATYKRNKYNMMFVPFTGIDNHNRNVTLGAAILGSETAETYSWLLRAIKNAYGYAPPVIVTDQDPAMKRAIADVWPESRHRLCMWHIMDKLTTKVGAALCSNTDFRKRLSAIVWTDSLLPEAFEAEWAAIIHDFGLTDHEWLTYIYGLRESWIPAYYREEEMSGLMRTSSRSESENHFFGKISNPKCTLNIPLAMALVQGRAPLVSMLPPFDPDT; encoded by the exons ATGTTATTCGACACAGTTGATGACGcgtataacttttataaaacttaCGCAGAAGCGGGAGGTTGGACTGTAAGGAAGGGCACACAGCACGAGAACCGTGGTATTGTTATAAACAAGTACTTTTTCTGTTCAAAGGAGGGTCAAAAAGACTTTCGACCAGTTGATACTTTAGTAGATCAGCCGTCCGATAGGTGGGTACGTAGGGTACCATCAAAAAGGACCGGATGCCAGGCTGCGATCAGAATAAAACTTACCGATGCTAAGAAGTATTTGCTTTATCATTTTATAGAGGCGCACAACCACGATTTTGTGCATGAAGAAGATTTACATCTTCTCAAGGAAAACAGGGGTATTAATCGTGCACACGAAGAGATGATAAACAAGATGTCACATCTCAACATCGGGCCTGTTCGTGCATTTAACATTATGAAGGAAGTGTATGGTGGGTTCGACAAAGTCGGTGCTACCAAAGTCGattttaaaaatttcaagaaGGAGTTAAATCTTTTTATCGGAGAGTTTGATGCGGAAATGTTTGTCAAGCGTTTGATGAGAAAAAAGGAGTTTTTACCGAACTTCTCTTGTGAATATGAAACCACAGACGAAGGTGTGTTGAAGTGCATTTTTTGGGCCGACGAGGATATGAAGAGAAATTATTATATGTTTGGGGACGTTATATCATTTGATGCTACATACAAGCGTAACAA GTATAACATGATGTTTGTCCCTTTTACTGGGATTGATAATCATAATAGGAACGTGACACTTGGTGCTGCAATTCTCGGTTCGGAAACGGCAGAGACGTATAGCTGGTTACTTAGGGCGATCAAGAACGCATACGGGTACGCGCCTCCTGTAATCGTTACTGACCAAGACCCTGCGATGAAAAGGGCTATAGCTGATGTTTGGCCTGAGTCGAGGCATCGGTTATGTATGTGGCATATCATGGATAAACTCACTACAAAG GTTGGGGCTGCCTTATGTTCAAATACAGATTTCAGGAAAAGATTGTCTGCAATTGTTTGGACTGATTCTCTATTGCCCGAAGCTTTTGAGGCTGAATGGGCCGCTATTATTCATGATTTCGGGTTAACCGACCATGAATGGCTGACGTATATATATGGGCTACGTGAATCATGGATTCCAGCTTACTATCGTGAAGAAGAAATGTCTGGTCTTATGCGGACATCATCTAGGTCCGAAAGCGAGAACCACTTTTTTGGAAAAATTAGCAATCCAAAGTGCACGTTG AACATACCACTAGCAATGGCATTGGTCCAAGGAAGGGCTCCTTTGGTGTCCATGCTTCCACCGTTCGATCCAGACACCTGA